From one Triticum urartu cultivar G1812 chromosome 3, Tu2.1, whole genome shotgun sequence genomic stretch:
- the LOC125542373 gene encoding protein FAR1-RELATED SEQUENCE 7-like, translating to MVSAADHIILAWNYIVFLADHVNDCNETQKNMPSRLLNEILLHHLNECEFSFRLRVGRPPPDRAPCQSRATPLEETIRRYADKPLENVVKPEIGMSFDSLGEAYDFYNLYSWELGFGIRYGKSRLNVEQTKCMQEIVCGCSGKPEQQNSRSCQCECPAMIRLLRAANYGWYIAEYHSSHNQFIFSDLW from the exons ATGGTTTCTGCAGCAGATCATATCATCCTCGCATGGAATTATATAGTTTTCTTGGCTGATCATGTGAACGATTGTAATGAAACTCAAAAGAACATGCCCTCCAGGCTGTTAAATGAAATACTATTGCATCATCTAAATGAATGTGAATTTAGTTTCAGGTTAAGAGTTGGCCGCCCCCCTCCAGATAGGGCACCCTGTCAAAGCAGAGCGACTCCATTAGAAGAAACAATCAGGAGGTATGCTGATAAACCCTTGGAGAATGTGGTGAAGCCAGAGATTGGGATGAGTTTTGACTCACTTGGGGAGGCATACGATTTCTATAACCTGTATTCTTGGGAGCTTGGATTTGGTATAAGATATGGAAAGAGCCGTCTGAATGTTGAGCAGACAAAGTGTATGCAGGAGATCGTTTGCGGATGCTCG GGGAAACCTGAACAGCAGAATAGCAGGTCTTGTCAGTGTGAGTGTCCTGCAATGATCAGATTGCTCAGAGCTGCGAACTATGGATGGTACATTGCTGAGTACCACTCCAGCCACAACCAATTCATTTTCTCTGACCTGTGGTGA
- the LOC125546463 gene encoding protein FAR1-RELATED SEQUENCE 6-like yields MLDDGEWFECECGQFTHMGMLCCHTLKVMDYVGMKEMRKRHILKRWTKYARDILPQHLAHFKRNQVVNKSFTCRSSTLYLHAMELVRLGDASVTTYELVLVRLKDMIAEVSPLAETRDGIGFEDRQAAEANHNNIALAGAIVN; encoded by the exons ATGTTGGATGACGGCGAGTGGTTCGAGTGTGAATGCGGGCAATTCACCCACATGGGGATGCTTTGTTGCCATACTTTGAAG GTGATGGACTATGTTGGCATGAAGGAGATGCGGAAGCGGCACATCCTCAAGAGATGGACGAAATATGCTAGGGACATCCTGCCCCAGCATCTTGCTCACTTCAAAAGAAACCAGGTCGTGAACAAATCTTTCACCTGCCGCAGCTCGACTCTCTACCTACACGCCATGGAGCTGGTTAGGCTTGGGGATGCATCCGTCACGACATATGAACTCGTGTTGGTTCGCTTGAAGGATATGATTGCGGAGGTATCACCACTAGCTGAAACAAGAGATGGGATAGGGTTTGAGGATAGACAAGCAGCAGAAGCGAATCACAACAACATTGCATTGGCAGGCGCAATTGTCAACTAA